The Streptomyces sp. Je 1-332 genome has a window encoding:
- a CDS encoding bile acid:sodium symporter family protein yields MKRPSWPTWMPIDPYILALLGTVGIAALLPARGTGADIAGGASTGAVALLFFLYGARLSTREALDGLKHWRLHVTVLACTFLLFPLLGLAAKGLVPYVLTPALYSGFLFLTLVPSTIQSSIAFTSMARGNVPAAICAGSFSSLAGIVLTPLLAAALLGNSGGGFSADSVLKIVLQLLVPFLAGQFLRRWVGAFIARNKKVLSLVDRGSILLVVYTAFSEGMVQGIWHQVTPLRLGALLGVEAVLLAVMLTLTWYGAKKMGFGRGDRIAIQFAGSKKSLAAGLPMASVLFGAHASLAVLPLMLFHQMQLMVCAVIAKRRSRDPENAEDFVTEPSRSEATRTAVGTGTRSG; encoded by the coding sequence GTGAAACGCCCGAGCTGGCCCACCTGGATGCCGATCGACCCCTACATCCTGGCGTTGCTCGGCACGGTGGGCATCGCCGCGCTGCTGCCCGCGCGCGGCACCGGAGCCGACATCGCGGGCGGGGCGTCGACCGGGGCCGTCGCGCTCCTGTTCTTCCTCTACGGGGCACGGCTCTCCACCCGTGAGGCCCTGGACGGGCTCAAGCACTGGCGGCTTCATGTCACCGTCCTCGCCTGTACGTTCCTGCTCTTCCCACTGCTCGGACTCGCGGCCAAGGGGCTCGTTCCGTACGTCCTGACGCCCGCCCTCTACAGCGGGTTCCTCTTCCTGACGCTCGTGCCGTCCACGATCCAGTCGTCGATCGCCTTCACCTCCATGGCACGCGGCAACGTCCCCGCGGCGATCTGCGCGGGCTCCTTCTCCTCGCTCGCCGGCATCGTCCTCACGCCGCTGCTCGCGGCGGCCCTGCTCGGCAACAGCGGGGGCGGTTTCTCCGCGGACTCCGTCCTGAAGATCGTGCTCCAGCTCCTGGTGCCGTTCCTCGCGGGGCAGTTCCTGCGCCGGTGGGTCGGCGCTTTCATCGCCCGGAACAAGAAGGTGCTGAGCCTCGTCGACCGCGGCTCGATCCTGCTCGTCGTCTACACCGCGTTCAGCGAGGGCATGGTGCAGGGCATCTGGCACCAGGTGACGCCACTGCGGCTCGGCGCGCTGCTCGGCGTGGAGGCGGTGCTGCTCGCCGTGATGCTCACCCTCACCTGGTACGGCGCCAAGAAGATGGGCTTCGGCCGCGGGGACCGTATCGCCATCCAGTTCGCCGGGTCGAAGAAGTCCCTCGCGGCCGGACTGCCCATGGCGAGTGTCCTGTTCGGTGCCCACGCCTCGCTCGCCGTACTGCCGCTGATGCTCTTCCACCAGATGCAGCTGATGGTCTGCGCGGTGATCGCCAAGCGCCGTTCGCGGGACCCGGAGAACGCCGAGGACTTCGTCACCGAGCCGTCGCGATCCGAAGCGACACGAACCGCGGTCGGTACAGGGACACGTTCCGGCTGA
- a CDS encoding ABC transporter ATP-binding protein yields the protein MSENVIEASGIGVRFGGIHALDGVDLSLRPGEVCGLIGPNGAGKTTLFDVVSGIRRPDRGRVLLDGADVTRRSPVWRARHGMRRTFQRQQLFGQLTVADNLLVAQEWRGGGGGFGADLLAAPTRRTYEKDRRARASTVLRECGLEHLAQAYAGALPVGRARMVELARAVADPPRVLLLDEPASGMTADERGQLSAVIRHLADEEDCAVLLVEHNVAFVMELCARVVVLDLGTVLAEGTAAEVRADPRVRDAYLGTTAA from the coding sequence ATGAGCGAGAACGTCATCGAAGCGTCCGGCATCGGCGTCCGCTTCGGCGGAATCCACGCACTCGACGGCGTGGACCTGAGCCTGCGCCCCGGCGAGGTCTGCGGCCTCATCGGCCCCAACGGAGCAGGAAAGACCACCCTGTTCGACGTCGTCTCCGGCATCCGCCGCCCCGACCGGGGGCGCGTCCTGCTCGACGGCGCCGACGTCACCCGCCGCTCGCCCGTCTGGCGCGCCCGCCACGGCATGCGCCGCACCTTCCAGCGCCAGCAGCTCTTCGGGCAGCTCACGGTCGCCGACAATCTGCTCGTCGCGCAGGAGTGGCGCGGCGGCGGTGGCGGGTTCGGCGCGGACCTCCTCGCGGCGCCCACCCGGCGTACGTACGAGAAGGACCGACGCGCTCGGGCCTCAACCGTGCTGCGTGAGTGCGGACTTGAGCACCTGGCCCAGGCTTACGCGGGCGCTCTCCCGGTCGGCCGGGCCCGCATGGTGGAACTGGCACGCGCGGTGGCGGACCCGCCCAGGGTGCTCCTCCTGGACGAACCCGCCTCCGGGATGACGGCCGACGAGCGAGGCCAGCTGTCGGCCGTCATCCGGCACCTCGCGGACGAGGAGGACTGCGCCGTGCTCCTCGTGGAGCACAACGTCGCGTTCGTGATGGAACTCTGCGCCCGCGTCGTGGTCCTCGACCTCGGCACCGTCCTGGCCGAGGGCACGGCGGCCGAGGTACGCGCGGACCCGAGGGTGCGGGACGCGTATCTCGGCACGACGGCGGCTTAG
- a CDS encoding AMP-binding protein, with translation MREFTNPPLASAPLVGGLADVVFDHALGDPLHVAFGRKTDGEWRDVTSAEFRDQVMALAKGLLAQGVRFGDRVAIMCRTRYEWTLFDYALWTVGAQVVPVYPTSSAEQVFWMLHDAQVSAAMVEHEDHAMTIGSVIDRLPQLRRLWQLDADAVEELYRAGQDVDDEVVNRHRRAVTPDSIATIIYTSGTTGRPKGCLISHANFMFEADTVIQRWEPVFHSRRGDEATTLLFLPLAHVFGRMVQVAAVRGGVKLGHQPSLNAAALIPDLAAFRPSFILAVPYIFEKVFNAARRKAEKDGKTGPFDKAVECAVRYADAMEAKAFGTGPGPSAALRMQHSLFEKLVYAKVRDAMGGRVRHAMSGGSGMDRRLGLFFSGAGVEIYEGYGLTESTAAATANPPERTRYGTVGQAIPGTTVYIAEDGEVWLNGGNVFQGYLNDPKATDATLHEGWLATGDLGALDEDGYLTITGRKKEILVTSGGKSVSPGQLEERVRDHPLVAQCIVVGNDRPYIAALVTLDGEAVEHWLNMRRKPPMSPTDLVRDPDLETEVRRAVVAANTLVSQAESIRTFRILAHQFSEEHGLLTPSLKLKRKAIETAYSAEVEALYRA, from the coding sequence TTGCGCGAGTTCACGAACCCTCCGTTGGCGTCGGCGCCGCTGGTGGGCGGCCTTGCCGACGTCGTGTTCGACCATGCCCTTGGGGATCCGCTCCACGTCGCCTTCGGCCGCAAGACCGACGGCGAGTGGCGTGACGTCACGTCGGCGGAATTCCGCGACCAGGTGATGGCGCTGGCGAAGGGGCTGCTCGCCCAGGGCGTGCGCTTCGGTGACCGTGTCGCCATCATGTGCCGCACCCGCTACGAGTGGACGCTCTTCGACTACGCGCTCTGGACGGTCGGCGCCCAGGTGGTGCCGGTCTACCCCACGTCCTCCGCCGAGCAGGTCTTCTGGATGCTGCACGACGCGCAGGTGTCGGCCGCCATGGTCGAGCACGAGGACCACGCGATGACGATCGGCTCGGTGATCGACCGGCTGCCGCAGCTGCGCAGGCTGTGGCAGCTGGACGCCGACGCCGTGGAGGAGCTGTACCGGGCGGGCCAGGACGTCGACGACGAGGTGGTCAACCGCCACCGCCGCGCCGTCACGCCCGACTCGATCGCCACGATCATCTACACCTCGGGCACCACGGGCCGCCCCAAGGGGTGCCTGATCTCGCACGCGAACTTCATGTTCGAGGCGGACACGGTCATCCAGCGCTGGGAGCCGGTCTTCCACTCCCGGCGCGGCGACGAGGCGACCACGCTGCTCTTCCTGCCGCTCGCGCACGTCTTCGGGCGCATGGTGCAGGTCGCGGCGGTCCGTGGCGGGGTCAAGCTGGGCCATCAGCCGAGCCTGAACGCGGCGGCGCTCATCCCGGACCTGGCCGCGTTCCGCCCGTCCTTCATCCTGGCCGTGCCGTACATCTTCGAGAAGGTCTTCAACGCGGCGCGGCGCAAGGCCGAGAAGGACGGCAAGACCGGCCCCTTCGACAAGGCCGTGGAGTGCGCCGTGCGGTACGCGGACGCGATGGAGGCCAAGGCCTTCGGCACCGGCCCCGGGCCCTCGGCGGCCCTGCGCATGCAGCACTCGCTCTTCGAGAAGCTCGTCTACGCCAAGGTGCGCGACGCGATGGGCGGTCGCGTCCGGCACGCGATGTCGGGTGGCTCCGGGATGGACCGGCGCCTCGGCCTGTTCTTCTCCGGCGCGGGCGTCGAGATCTACGAGGGGTACGGCCTCACGGAGTCGACGGCCGCCGCGACCGCCAACCCGCCCGAGCGCACCCGCTACGGCACGGTCGGCCAGGCCATCCCCGGCACCACCGTGTACATCGCGGAGGACGGCGAGGTGTGGCTGAACGGCGGCAACGTCTTCCAGGGCTACCTCAACGACCCCAAGGCCACCGACGCGACCCTGCATGAGGGCTGGCTCGCCACCGGCGACCTGGGCGCGCTCGACGAGGACGGCTACCTCACGATCACCGGGCGCAAGAAGGAGATCCTGGTGACCTCCGGCGGCAAGAGCGTCTCGCCGGGGCAGCTGGAGGAGCGGGTGCGCGACCATCCGCTGGTCGCGCAGTGCATCGTGGTGGGCAACGACCGCCCCTACATCGCGGCGCTCGTCACGCTGGACGGGGAGGCCGTCGAGCACTGGCTGAACATGCGCCGCAAGCCGCCGATGTCCCCGACGGACCTGGTGCGGGACCCGGATCTGGAGACCGAGGTGCGTCGGGCTGTGGTGGCCGCCAACACCCTTGTCTCACAGGCCGAGTCGATCCGTACGTTCCGGATACTGGCGCATCAGTTCTCCGAGGAGCACGGGTTGCTCACTCCCTCGCTGAAGCTCAAGCGCAAGGCGATCGAGACGGCTTACTCGGCTGAGGTCGAGGCCCTGTACCGGGCCTGA
- a CDS encoding ATP-binding cassette domain-containing protein has protein sequence MSDLLGFVLSGLVSGALYALLATGLVLSYSASGLFNFAHGATAYLCALAFYELHSGFGWPAVPTALLLVLVVAPALGWGLDRLMFRKLARVGETAQIVATIGLLVALPALGLWVVELLEDAGASVKPAENQFGLPGVGPSPAENWQLMDGVGIDSDQLITWVATAVVAIGLWILMRHTPLGLRLRAAVDNRSLVELRGMSADRLSTVAWMLSSGLAGLAGVLATPLLGLSSHDFTLFLFVSATAAVLGRFMSIPLAFAGGLGLGVLQNLVAGYADFAEKITGFRTAVPFLILFAGLLLMTRRQRTAGTAAVDAPPVDYLAGKSWMRRWGPWTVGGVLLALSFYTVTTPFWSGILAQGLAISLVFISFTVVTGLGAMVSLAQATFVTGAALVAGLLMSQGWPFIAAALVGTCGAAVLGALVALPALRLGGRSLALATLALAFLADQVLFQMGWLRNGDTGWEIPRAVFGPVDLSDDRAMGVAMVVLVAAAVAALSALRGSATGRAMLAVRSAPAAAMASGVSVVRTKLLLFTLSAGLAGFGGVMYASFNTRITATDFTAMTGLVWLAVVVAAGVRRPQFAVVAGLVFAIVPHLIADYVTESVQLPVILFGLAGLALANDPDGYCAAVSVRRHRRRVRVSGAEVASGGELPQARPFPKPGALPPDPRIGLRPRPQTPDGLKIPAPPAFEERGPGRSPSSGRGGSGEEEALALHDVHAGYDGAPVLHGVDLTVHPGEILALLGPNGAGKSTTCRVAAGLIAPTGGRIHVAGADATGSGPVRRSRAGVLLAPEGRGIFPSLTIEENLALHLREAPARDAVYDRFPGLAARRKVTAGALSGGEQQMLALAPLLQRPPEVLIADEPSLGLAPRVVDEVFRLLAELRDAGTGLLLVEEKAAEILGIADTVAYLAQGRVSWCGPRSEVRADQLTQAYLGIAARGSTEGVGRP, from the coding sequence GTGTCCGACCTGCTGGGATTCGTGCTGAGCGGTCTCGTCTCCGGCGCCCTGTACGCGCTGCTCGCGACGGGTCTCGTCCTGTCCTACTCCGCATCCGGCCTCTTCAACTTCGCGCACGGCGCGACCGCCTATCTCTGCGCGCTCGCCTTCTACGAACTCCACTCCGGCTTCGGCTGGCCCGCCGTACCGACGGCGTTGCTGCTCGTCCTCGTCGTGGCGCCGGCGCTCGGCTGGGGTCTCGACCGGCTGATGTTCCGCAAGCTGGCGAGGGTGGGCGAGACCGCGCAGATCGTGGCGACGATCGGACTGCTCGTCGCGCTGCCCGCGCTCGGCCTGTGGGTGGTGGAGCTTCTGGAGGACGCGGGGGCGTCCGTCAAGCCGGCCGAGAACCAGTTCGGACTTCCGGGCGTCGGGCCGAGCCCCGCCGAGAACTGGCAGCTCATGGACGGGGTCGGCATCGACTCCGACCAGCTGATCACCTGGGTCGCGACGGCCGTGGTCGCGATCGGCCTGTGGATCCTGATGCGGCACACACCGCTCGGGCTCCGGCTGCGGGCCGCCGTGGACAACCGCTCGCTCGTCGAGCTGCGGGGCATGAGCGCGGACCGGCTCTCGACGGTGGCGTGGATGCTGTCGTCGGGGCTCGCGGGGCTCGCGGGCGTCCTCGCCACGCCCCTCCTCGGGCTTTCCTCGCACGACTTCACCCTGTTCCTGTTCGTGTCGGCCACGGCCGCGGTGCTCGGGCGCTTCATGTCGATCCCGCTGGCGTTCGCGGGCGGGCTCGGCCTGGGCGTCCTGCAGAACCTGGTCGCCGGGTACGCGGATTTCGCGGAGAAGATCACCGGCTTCCGTACGGCGGTCCCCTTCCTGATCCTCTTCGCCGGGCTGCTCCTGATGACGCGGCGGCAGCGGACGGCGGGCACGGCGGCGGTGGACGCGCCGCCGGTCGACTATCTGGCGGGAAAGTCGTGGATGCGGCGCTGGGGGCCGTGGACCGTCGGCGGCGTGCTGCTCGCCCTGTCCTTCTACACGGTCACCACGCCCTTCTGGAGCGGCATCCTCGCGCAGGGCCTTGCGATCTCCCTGGTCTTCATCTCCTTCACCGTGGTGACGGGCCTCGGCGCGATGGTGTCCCTGGCGCAGGCGACGTTCGTGACGGGCGCGGCGCTCGTGGCGGGCCTGTTGATGAGCCAAGGGTGGCCGTTCATCGCCGCGGCGCTGGTGGGGACGTGCGGGGCGGCGGTGCTCGGCGCCCTGGTCGCCCTGCCCGCGCTGCGGCTCGGCGGCCGGTCACTGGCGCTCGCCACGCTCGCCCTGGCCTTCCTCGCCGACCAAGTCCTCTTCCAGATGGGGTGGTTGAGGAACGGCGACACCGGGTGGGAGATCCCGCGCGCCGTCTTCGGCCCCGTCGACCTGAGTGACGACCGCGCGATGGGCGTGGCGATGGTCGTCCTCGTGGCGGCGGCCGTGGCCGCGCTGAGTGCGCTGCGGGGGTCAGCGACGGGGCGGGCGATGCTGGCGGTGCGCTCCGCTCCGGCCGCCGCGATGGCCTCCGGGGTCTCGGTGGTGCGCACGAAGCTGCTCCTTTTCACGTTGTCGGCGGGGCTCGCGGGCTTCGGCGGCGTGATGTACGCGTCGTTCAACACCCGGATCACGGCGACGGACTTCACCGCCATGACGGGGCTCGTGTGGCTCGCGGTGGTGGTGGCCGCGGGCGTGCGCAGGCCGCAGTTCGCGGTCGTGGCGGGGCTCGTCTTCGCGATCGTGCCGCATCTGATCGCCGACTACGTGACGGAGTCGGTGCAGCTGCCGGTGATCCTGTTCGGTCTGGCCGGGTTGGCGTTGGCCAATGATCCGGATGGGTACTGCGCGGCGGTGTCGGTGCGGAGGCATCGCAGGCGCGTGCGGGTGTCGGGAGCTGAGGTTGCCTCCGGCGGTGAACTTCCCCAAGCCCGCCCCTTCCCGAAACCTGGGGCTCTGCCCCCGGACCCCCGCATCGGCCTTCGGCCTCGTCCTCAAACGCCGGACGGGCTGAAAATTCCAGCCCCTCCGGCGTTTGAGGAGCGGGGTCCGGGGCGGAGCCCCAGTTCGGGAAGGGGCGGGAGCGGGGAGGAAGAAGCCCTCGCCCTCCACGACGTCCACGCCGGATACGACGGCGCCCCCGTCCTCCACGGCGTGGACCTCACCGTCCACCCGGGTGAGATCCTGGCCCTGCTCGGCCCCAACGGCGCCGGCAAGTCGACGACGTGCCGAGTCGCGGCAGGGCTGATCGCGCCCACCGGGGGGCGGATCCACGTCGCCGGGGCGGACGCCACCGGCAGCGGGCCCGTCCGCCGCTCCCGGGCGGGAGTCCTCCTCGCCCCCGAGGGCCGCGGCATCTTCCCCTCCCTCACCATCGAGGAGAACCTCGCCCTGCACCTCCGGGAGGCGCCCGCCCGCGACGCCGTGTACGACCGCTTCCCCGGCCTCGCCGCACGGCGGAAGGTCACCGCCGGCGCTCTCTCCGGAGGAGAGCAGCAGATGCTCGCCCTCGCACCTCTCCTCCAGCGCCCGCCCGAGGTCCTGATCGCTGACGAGCCGTCCCTCGGCCTCGCCCCCCGCGTGGTCGACGAGGTCTTCCGGCTGCTCGCCGAACTCCGCGACGCCGGGACGGGGTTGCTCCTGGTGGAGGAGAAGGCGGCGGAGATCCTCGGTATCGCCGACACCGTCGCCTACCTCGCGCAGGGCCGGGTCTCCTGGTGCGGCCCGCGTTCCGAGGTCCGGGCCGACCAGCTGACCCAGGCCTATCTGGGCATCGCCGCGCGGGGCAGCACCGAGGGAGTGGGCCGGCCATGA
- a CDS encoding glycosyltransferase family 39 protein, with protein MSVLPSVLLSLALGLWGIRRGGAMWRDEAVTYDVTHRGLADIWHTLGTVDAVHGFYYVCVHGLYAIFHDVDPLLVLRLPSVLAMCAAAVGVTLIGGRLAGPRAGLFSGVVFALLPEVQRFAQEGRSYAMVCALVVWATWLLVRAAQTRRPRLWAGYGGLVLAACLLHEFAVLALLAHAVAVPRAERRRWAVAAAVVVIVVAPLAALSRAQATQVSWIEVGGSAFTGAARVWLIGAACTVLLLLKGRTGVRPATGLPRVALPLLVVPAAALMLLSLFKPLYVERYVLYCTAGLALLLGGALDRVARGGRPRIALAAVAAATTLLSLIPTATQLRSPQSRSDNVTAVAREMRSLGRPGDGVLYLPGWRRITSLLPGLTVPDGFDDLAADRSPAASHTLYGTEVPASVLRARMLGHTRVLAVGDPTGAPADPADVAAVKRTVLGEHFAPCESRRVHGARLTLYAHPGHCPPTP; from the coding sequence ATGTCCGTCCTGCCTTCCGTGCTCCTCTCCCTCGCCCTCGGCCTGTGGGGCATACGGCGCGGCGGCGCCATGTGGCGGGACGAGGCGGTGACGTACGACGTGACGCACCGCGGTCTCGCCGACATCTGGCACACGCTGGGCACTGTGGACGCCGTGCACGGGTTCTACTACGTGTGCGTGCACGGGCTCTACGCGATCTTCCACGACGTCGACCCGTTGCTCGTCCTGCGGCTGCCTTCGGTACTCGCGATGTGCGCCGCCGCGGTGGGCGTGACGCTCATCGGAGGGCGACTCGCGGGGCCGCGCGCGGGACTCTTCTCCGGAGTGGTGTTCGCACTGCTCCCGGAGGTCCAGCGATTCGCGCAGGAGGGCCGTTCGTACGCGATGGTGTGCGCACTCGTCGTCTGGGCCACCTGGCTGCTGGTGCGTGCGGCGCAGACGCGCCGCCCCCGGCTGTGGGCGGGGTACGGCGGGCTGGTCCTCGCGGCCTGTCTGCTGCACGAGTTCGCCGTGCTCGCACTGCTCGCGCACGCCGTCGCGGTGCCGCGGGCGGAACGCCGCCGATGGGCTGTCGCCGCGGCGGTCGTCGTCATCGTCGTCGCCCCGCTCGCCGCACTGAGCCGGGCGCAGGCCACGCAGGTGAGCTGGATCGAGGTCGGCGGCAGCGCCTTCACGGGCGCCGCCAGGGTGTGGCTGATCGGGGCCGCCTGCACCGTGCTCCTACTCCTCAAGGGGCGCACGGGAGTACGGCCCGCGACCGGTCTGCCCAGAGTCGCTCTCCCGCTGCTCGTCGTGCCTGCGGCTGCTCTGATGCTGCTCTCGCTTTTCAAGCCGCTCTACGTGGAGCGCTACGTCCTGTACTGCACGGCCGGTCTCGCGCTGCTGCTCGGCGGGGCGCTCGACCGTGTGGCGCGGGGCGGACGGCCGCGGATCGCTCTGGCAGCGGTGGCCGCCGCGACGACCCTGCTCTCACTGATCCCCACTGCCACACAGCTGCGATCACCGCAGAGCCGTTCCGACAACGTCACGGCCGTCGCGCGGGAGATGCGGAGCCTCGGCAGGCCGGGTGACGGCGTGCTGTACCTGCCCGGATGGCGAAGGATCACCTCCCTGTTGCCCGGCCTCACGGTTCCCGACGGCTTCGACGATCTTGCCGCCGACCGGAGCCCGGCCGCCTCCCACACGCTGTACGGCACCGAAGTGCCGGCGTCCGTCCTACGGGCCCGGATGCTCGGGCACACCCGCGTACTCGCCGTCGGCGATCCGACCGGCGCCCCGGCCGACCCCGCCGACGTCGCCGCCGTGAAGCGAACGGTCCTCGGGGAACACTTCGCGCCGTGCGAGAGCCGACGCGTGCACGGAGCACGCCTCACCCTCTACGCCCACCCCGGCCACTGCCCGCCTACGCCCTGA
- a CDS encoding aldo/keto reductase — protein MSKVPPIILNNGVEMPQLGFGVWQVPDDEARSAVATALEAGYRSIDTAAVYGNEEGTGKAIASSGIAREELFVTTKLWNTDQGYDSTLRAFDASLDKLGLDYVDLYLIHWPLPSKGLAVDTYKAFEKIQADGRAKSIGVSNFLPEHLEQLLAETSVIPAVNQIELHPHLQQRASREFHAEQGIATEAWSPLGQGKGLLEVPAIIAIAQKHGRTPAQVVLRWHIQLGNVVIPKSVTPSRIKENIDVFGFELDPEDMAAISALNEDRRLGPDPASFDVS, from the coding sequence GTGAGCAAGGTCCCCCCGATCATCCTGAACAACGGCGTCGAGATGCCGCAGCTCGGTTTCGGCGTCTGGCAGGTCCCGGACGACGAGGCCCGGTCGGCCGTCGCGACGGCGCTGGAGGCCGGGTACCGCAGCATCGACACCGCTGCCGTCTACGGCAACGAAGAGGGCACCGGCAAGGCCATCGCCTCCTCCGGCATCGCCCGCGAGGAGCTCTTCGTCACGACGAAGCTCTGGAACACCGACCAGGGATACGACTCGACGCTGCGCGCCTTCGACGCGTCCCTGGACAAGCTCGGCCTCGATTACGTGGACCTGTACCTGATCCATTGGCCGCTGCCCTCCAAGGGCCTCGCCGTGGACACGTACAAGGCCTTCGAGAAGATCCAGGCCGACGGCCGCGCGAAGTCCATCGGTGTCTCGAACTTCCTGCCCGAGCACCTGGAGCAGCTGCTCGCCGAGACGTCGGTCATCCCGGCGGTCAACCAGATCGAGCTCCACCCGCACCTCCAGCAGCGCGCCTCCCGCGAGTTCCACGCGGAACAGGGCATCGCCACGGAGGCCTGGTCCCCGCTCGGCCAGGGCAAGGGCCTCCTCGAGGTCCCGGCGATCATCGCAATCGCCCAGAAGCACGGCCGCACGCCGGCCCAGGTCGTCCTGCGCTGGCACATCCAGCTCGGCAACGTGGTGATCCCCAAGTCCGTGACCCCGTCCCGGATCAAGGAGAACATCGACGTCTTCGGCTTCGAACTCGACCCCGAGGACATGGCGGCGATCAGCGCCCTGAACGAGGACCGACGCCTGGGCCCGGACCCGGCTTCGTTCGACGTGTCCTGA
- a CDS encoding ABC transporter substrate-binding protein gives MSRSIRTITAAVAALLLATACNSASNSSDSSGGDKAGGSVRGVSADSIKVGGIVSMTTASGYSKKDTDLGAKARFDRANAEGGVHGRKIDYLGAEDDGQDPGKNLAAARKLVQQDKVFAISPMSSVTFSGADFLQKQKVPTFGWGTIPPFCGPSYMYGFGGCMVPMPGGTITQSWPEGLKKVTDGSKGKSVAILANDNDAGTFAIRTYKQSFAAAGYQVTYAKSTVPATSVPSDWSAYTKEILRSDGGKAPDVVVSVMQTPYNIGLFTAVKRSGFKGVITDPTDYDPGLLAKSATRKALDGVHILLSFQPFEQKTAAMKQFKADIRKTAGEDVPLNMHMMTGYMSADLFLSIAEKAGKDLTVNAFQAAANGFSDKDTMVGDRSLPKGQKESFGCGALVQLKDGTYSVSSPFRCYEPIPFK, from the coding sequence GTGTCGCGATCGATCCGCACCATCACCGCCGCCGTGGCCGCGCTGTTGCTCGCCACCGCCTGCAACTCCGCCTCCAACAGCAGTGATTCGAGCGGCGGAGACAAGGCAGGCGGTTCCGTACGTGGCGTGAGCGCCGACTCCATCAAGGTCGGCGGCATCGTCTCCATGACGACCGCGAGCGGTTACAGCAAGAAGGACACCGACCTCGGCGCGAAGGCCCGCTTCGACCGCGCGAACGCCGAAGGCGGCGTACACGGGCGGAAGATCGACTACCTGGGCGCGGAGGACGACGGCCAGGACCCCGGCAAGAATCTCGCGGCGGCGCGCAAACTCGTCCAGCAGGACAAGGTGTTCGCGATCTCGCCGATGAGCTCGGTCACCTTCTCCGGCGCCGACTTCCTCCAGAAGCAGAAGGTGCCGACGTTCGGCTGGGGCACCATCCCGCCCTTCTGCGGACCGAGTTACATGTACGGCTTCGGCGGCTGCATGGTCCCGATGCCGGGCGGCACCATCACCCAGAGCTGGCCCGAGGGCCTGAAGAAGGTCACGGACGGCTCGAAGGGCAAGTCCGTGGCCATCCTCGCCAACGACAACGACGCGGGCACCTTCGCCATCCGCACCTACAAGCAGAGCTTCGCTGCCGCCGGTTACCAGGTCACGTACGCCAAGTCGACCGTGCCCGCGACCTCCGTGCCGAGCGACTGGTCGGCGTACACCAAGGAGATCCTGCGCTCCGACGGCGGCAAGGCGCCGGACGTCGTTGTCTCCGTGATGCAGACCCCGTACAACATCGGCCTGTTCACGGCCGTCAAGCGCTCCGGGTTCAAGGGCGTGATCACGGACCCGACCGACTACGACCCCGGTCTGCTCGCCAAGAGCGCGACGAGGAAGGCGCTCGACGGCGTGCACATCCTGCTGTCCTTCCAGCCCTTCGAGCAGAAGACGGCGGCGATGAAGCAGTTCAAGGCGGACATCAGGAAGACGGCGGGCGAGGATGTCCCGCTCAACATGCACATGATGACCGGCTATATGTCGGCGGACCTCTTCCTCTCGATCGCCGAGAAGGCGGGCAAGGACCTGACCGTAAACGCCTTCCAGGCGGCGGCGAACGGCTTCTCGGACAAGGACACGATGGTCGGCGACCGCAGTCTGCCCAAGGGACAGAAGGAGTCGTTCGGCTGCGGCGCCCTCGTGCAGCTGAAGGACGGCACGTACTCGGTGTCGTCGCCCTTCAGGTGCTACGAACCCATCCCCTTCAAGTAG
- a CDS encoding LysR substrate-binding domain-containing protein: MYDPAQLRTFLAVAQTLSFTQAARRLGLRQSTVSQHVRRLEDATGRQLFARDTHSVELTEDGEAMLGFARRILEVHEQATAFFTGTRLGGRLRFGASEDFVLTRLTDILESFRHDHPDVDLELTVELSGTLHEKLDSGKLDLVLAKRRPEDPRGELVWHDELVWIGAQRLRLDPEKPVPLIVFPPPGISRALALEALERRGRAWRIACTSGSLNGLVAAARAGLGVMAHSHGLIPPGLVRVPERAGLPELGAVDFVLLHGERRASAQGAADALAASILAGGDRLHRRRQRG, encoded by the coding sequence ATGTACGACCCCGCCCAGCTCCGTACGTTTCTCGCCGTGGCCCAGACGTTGAGCTTCACGCAGGCCGCGCGGCGGCTCGGGCTCCGCCAGTCCACGGTGAGCCAGCACGTGCGCCGCCTGGAGGACGCCACCGGACGCCAGCTCTTCGCGCGGGACACGCACTCCGTGGAGCTGACCGAGGACGGCGAGGCGATGCTCGGCTTCGCGCGGCGGATCCTGGAGGTGCACGAGCAGGCGACGGCGTTCTTCACCGGGACGCGGCTCGGCGGGCGGCTGCGGTTCGGGGCGTCGGAGGACTTCGTCCTGACCCGGCTCACCGACATCCTGGAGTCGTTCCGGCACGACCACCCCGACGTGGATCTGGAGCTGACGGTCGAGCTGTCCGGCACGCTGCACGAGAAGCTGGACTCGGGCAAGCTCGATCTGGTCCTGGCCAAGCGGCGTCCGGAGGACCCACGCGGCGAGCTGGTCTGGCATGACGAGCTGGTCTGGATCGGCGCGCAGCGGCTGCGCCTCGACCCCGAGAAGCCGGTGCCGCTCATCGTGTTCCCGCCACCCGGCATCTCCCGCGCGCTGGCCCTCGAGGCCCTGGAGCGGCGGGGCCGTGCCTGGCGGATCGCCTGCACGAGCGGCAGCCTGAACGGCCTCGTGGCCGCCGCCCGGGCGGGACTCGGCGTGATGGCGCACTCCCATGGCCTGATCCCGCCGGGCCTGGTCCGCGTCCCGGAGCGGGCGGGCCTTCCGGAGCTCGGCGCGGTCGACTTCGTCCTCCTGCACGGGGAGCGGCGGGCCTCGGCGCAGGGCGCGGCGGACGCGCTCGCGGCCTCGATCCTCGCGGGCGGCGACCGGCTGCACCGGCGGCGTCAGCGGGGGTAG